CGCAAGCGCCATCATTTGCTTGTGTCGTCAATGAGTCGTTGGCTTTCTGAGGCAGTAATACCAAGCTCCAGAATTCACTGGTAGAATGGAGGGAAGGTGTTGTGGGGAAGAGGCGCTGAAGCGCGGGGAAGGGAGAGCCGGAGTCTTTCGAGCCAGCCCTGCGTTGCTCCTCGGTTACGGTGCCTGCACCACCACGAGGCAGCCGAGGGAGGACGTCTTGATCTTCCTCGCGCTGCCATCCCGAAACCGAAATTCTGAGACCCGATCGCCCATCCACCCAACCATTCTCCTGCTTGATCTGGCAACTTCGTTTCAAGTCAGAATATCCCTTACCCTTTCTTGCAATTTTCCCTCGCTCGGGAGAGGGGCGTAGGATGAAGGTCTTCACCAAAACCGGCTGCCCGTGGTGCCTCGATGCCATTGCTTGGCTGAAGGAAAATGACTACGACTTCACTGAAGTCAATGTCAGCCGCGACCGCGCGGCTTTCGAGGAAATGCATCGCCTGAGCGGCCAGACCAAGGCCCCCACCCTCGTCCTGGAGGACGGCCAAGTCCTGGCTGATTTTGGAGTCGCGGAACTCAAGCCCTTCCTGGCCTCCCTCTAGACCTCCCTGCCCCGTGTCCACGATTGCCGCCAACTTCGCCGAGGTTCGCCAGCGCCTGGCTCAAGCTGCCCAGCGCTCCGGCCGCGACCCGCAGGAAATCGAACTGTGCGCCGTTTCCAAGACTTGGCCCGCCCTTATCCTCCACGAAGCGGTCGATTGCGGCCAACGGCTCTTTGGCGAGAACAAGGTCCAGGAAGCGGAAGCCAAGCAGCCCGAGCTCCCGGGCCACTGCCGCTGGCACTTCCTCGGCCATCTCCAAAAAAACAAAGTCAAGAAGGCCCTCCCGCTCTTTGAGTGCTTTCATGGAGTCGACTCCTTGGAGCTGGCCGAGCGCTTCAATCGCCTAGCCGGCGAACTCGGCCTCCATCCTGAGATCTACCTCCAGGTCAATCTGGCGGACGAAGCCAGCAAGTTTGGCTTCTCGCCCGCTGGCCTTCGCGCGGTCTTTGAATCGATTCTGGAAATGGACCGGCTTTACCTTCAGGGGCTGATGGTCATTCCCCCGCCGGTCGAGACTCCCGAAGAGCAGCGCCCTCGCTTTGCCCAGACCCGAGAACTGCGCGACGCTCTCGTGAGCGAGTTCGGCGTTCCCCTGCCCAAACTCTCCATGGGAATGAGCGGCGATTTCGAGATCGCCATCGAAGAAGGCGCCACCCTGGTCCGGGTGGGCACCACTCTTTTCGGCCAGCGCAATTATAGCCAGCACCGCCGCGAAGCGGGCTAGTCAGCTTCGTCGCAGGAAGGTCGGCACGTCGAGGTCCTCCCCATCCACTATGGTCGGCTCCACCTCCTTAAACCGACCTCGCTCCTTGGCCTCGAAAGAAAGCTCTTCTTGCAACTCGTCGTCCTTGCGAGCGCTCGGCTCCGGCTCCACTACCGGACGGGGTGCGGGAGCCACCGCGGCCTCGGGCTCCGTGACCGTCTCGACCTTTTCAAAGGGAGGCTCAATTCTGAAGGGAGGCTTGTCCACTGGGTCGGCGGCCAGTGGTTGAAGAACCGGGCGGGGGGGAGCCTTTTCTTCGATTGGCGGCCCTTCTGCGGCCCTGGCCCGAGGGCGAACAGGGCTGGCACTCGGTTCCTCGACTTGGGCGACCGGTGCCGCCGTCTCTTCCAAATCCAATTCCACCCGGAGAGGAGCCGTTCGCCTGCGCGCGGCTGGTCGCGGGGTCGAGAAAAGATCGAGGTCTTCGCTCTCATCGATTTCGACCCGGCGGGGGGCCCGGCGCGGGGTGACCGCCTCCAGCGGCTGGCAGCTCGGCAGATCCTCCACTACGGGCTCCTCGGCAAGAGGCCCTTCTCCCCGCAGCTCTTCGGCGAGCGGCTCTTCGGCGAGCGGCCTTTCCGCAGAAGGCTCCTCAGCAACCGGTTCTTCAGAAAAAGGTTCTTCCACTATGGCTTCCTCCACCACAGCCTCTTCCGCAAAGTCGGGCTCGACCTGCGGGATGCCCTTCGACTCCTCCTCCGTCTCTTCGACGATCTCAGCCACCGCTTCCTCAGCAGGTCTTTCCTCTTCCCCTGGAATCTCCACCGCCACCCCTTCCTCCTCGGGAAGGGTGGTGGCGATTTCTGGTTCCAGCATTTCCTCGACTGGTTCGGCAAGGCAGGTTTCCTCGTCCAAGCTCTCCTCCTCGAGCGCCTCCACTTCTTGGGCGAGCCCTTCCGAAGTCTCAGGCTCCTCGCGAGCCTCCGCCGTCTCCAAGGCCACCTCTTCGGCGACGCTCTCCTGCTCGACTTCCCGAAGCGCCTCCGGCTCCGAGGTCTCGACCGGAAGAGAGGAGATGACGGTCAGTTCAAGCATCGGCTCGTTGGTCTTTTTGTGGCCGGTTCCGAAATGAACTTGGGTCTCTTCTCCGCAGTGTTTCGCAATCGACTTCATGACCGATTGCACTTCGTGGAAAGTGAGGTCGTCTCCCCCAGAGATGTGCACCACCACGTCACGGGCTTCTTTCAGGACGGCACCGCCATCCAGCAGCGGGTTCTTAAGCAGTTGACGCAAGGCATCGTTGGCTCGGTTCTTTCCTTTGGAGCGACCAAAACCAAAGATTGCTCGGGAATCCGGTTGGCGGAGGGCCGACAGCAATTCGTCCAATCCGATCCGGATCAAGCCAGGGCGCGAAATGATGCCGGTGACCGCTTGAATGCTCTCGCTCACAATGCGGTCGGCCGCCGAGAGCGCTTCCTGAAGCCCCTGCTTCGCGAGCACCAGCTCGCCCATGCGATCATTCTCAAAAGTCACCGTGAGATCGGCGATCTCATCCAACTCCCCGAGCGCCTCCTCGGCTTGGCGCAAGCGACGCGCCCCCTCGAAGGAAAAGGGCATGGCCGCCACCACCACCACAAAAGCCTTTTGCGCCCGGGCGAGGCGTGCAATCTCAGGCGCCGCCCCCGAGCCCGTGCCTCCACCCAGCCCCACGCAGATGAAGACCATATTGTAATGGCGAACGGCGTCTTCGATTTCCTCTCTCGACTCCCGGGCCGCCTCCCGACCCAGAGCGGGATCTCCCCCGGAACCCATTCCTTTGAGAAACTCCTTTCCAATCTGGATCTTCTTGGTCGTAACGCAGCTGGCGAGGTCCCGGACATCCGTGTGCAAGGCGAGCAGCTCTCCCGAAGTGACTTCTTCCAAGGCCAGTCGATCCACAATGTTGGCCCCTGCCCCCCCCACGCCGATGATGCGAATGGAGTCGCCTGAGCCCTGCGGAATTTCCTGCTGCACTTCGCGGGTGTATTCGATCATAGCCTACCGTTTCCAGGTTCCGCTCACCTTGACACCCCTTGATTATTAAGAAAAGCGAAATTTAAGACGGGCTACCCTTGCCCAAAGGCTCCGGATCCCCCAGAAAGCGGGGCTGCACCCCCAAGAGGTGCACATCCAAGAGCATTTTCACCCGGGCCAATTGCTCTCGCAGATGAGTCGAAAAGCCTCGCGCCACCCCCACTCCCTGCGCGTGAAGGGCCACCGCTTGCTCCAGCCCGAAATGCTGGGCCAAGTAGAGCGCCCGTTTGTTATGGAATTCCTGAGAAACGATGATGGGATCGTCCACCCCGAAGATCTCCCGTGCCCGCACCACCGAGTCGAGCGTGCGGAGCCCGGCATAATCGAGAACGATCTGCTCGCTGGGCACGCCCAGCTCCACCAAGCGACGCCGCATGGCCTCGGGCTCGTTGTAAAAGCGATCCGGATTGGCCCCACTCACTAGCAGCCACTCCACTTTCCCGGCCCGCCAAAGCGCGGCGGCCGCTTCCATGCGATAGCGAAAAAAGGCATTCTCGCGCCCGTTGGCCACTAAGGGCGAGCAGCCAAGGACAAGCGCCGCCCGCCGTGCTGGCACCTCCTCGACTCTCGAGAAAGCGCGCTCGGCCGCCTGGAGCGAAACTAGCAAGTTGGCAGAGAGAATCGCCAACAGCGGGCTGAGCAGAAGCCCCAACCCGGACCACAGGAGCCAGCGCTTGCCGCGATTCACTGGGACCTCGGGCGTTGGCGAATCCAAGCTTCCCGCTCCTCGCGCAACCGAGCGAAGCGCTTTCGCATCTCGATTTCACGCAGCTCCTTCATTTTCACGAAATGGTTGTTCGTCCCAAATTTCCCCCACGGTCCATAGGGGATTTCGTGCAGCTCGACGAAGCGCCAATCGCACTCCTCTCCGCTCTGGAGCCCCAGGTAATCCCGGACCGCAGGGGAGATATCGATGCCGGCGCCCCCGTTTTTGCTCTGGTTCTTCGGTCGCTTCTCGCCGAAGACATACTCCCAGTCGTCAGTGTGGAAAGGTCCACAGTCAGACCATTGGGCATAGCAAATTTTTCCCGCATGCCGGATCGCGACCCAGCGATTGTGGAGAACCGATCGCCCGGGCCGTCGAAAGGTCGCCTCGAACCAGGGAATCTCCTGGTAGGCCTCGGACTTGGTGCGGGCCCAGCCCGCCAGGTCATTGTAGGGGAGGGCAATGTAAAAAGGATTCTCCTGCGGCTCGAAGGCGCGTGGCCGGTAGTCCCAAGCCCGCGCGGCCGGGTCGGGATCATCGTAGCCGCCAAAACTCTCCTCCCACCACTGGTCCCAGGAACTGGCCCGATTGTGAACCGGATTGTTTTGAGTCGCGTCCTCCCCCACCCAGAAAATGGTGGCCACGATCTTCTTTTTCCACGGATAAACCGGTGAATCGGAGAGCGAGGGCCCGGCCACCTCGCCCACCCCAAAGATCCTCGAGGGCAGGAGATGATTCTTGTAGCGCTTGTTGCTGAGCGGTCCCTCAGGCTGGCCCGGCGTTTCTTCGCCTCCCAAGGAAACGGGGCCCCAGAGGAGCAGGGCCACTAGGCCAAGGCGCGAAGGGAGGGAGGAGATCACGGTCTTTCGATCGACGCCAAAGCGTCGGAGGGGTGGAGAACAGTGCCTGATTCTACTCTGCTTTCGAGAAAAGGCCAAGCCAGGGCCTGCCTTCTCATTATACCAAGCTGCAGAATTGGCTGGTAGAATGGCCGAGTGGATTTCGGGCCAGACCAAGGCGCGACGAGGGCGCGGTGCAGGCACCGCAACCGAGGAGCAACGCTGGGCTGGCTCGAAAGACTCCGGCTCTCCCTTCCCCGCGCTTCAGCGCCTCTTCTCCACAACACCTTCCCTCCATTCTTCCAGTGAATTCTGGAGCTTGGTATTAGGCGGGCTTAGCGCCGGACCACCGTGGGACGGCCATAGCCCGGTTCGGTCTCGGGGGCATCCAGGGTGAAGTGGAGACCACGGCTTTCCCGACGCCGGGCCGCGCTTTCCACGATGATGGCAGCCACGTCCACCAGATTTCGCAACTCCAGCAACTCCGAGGTCACCTTGAAGTTCCAATAAAATTCCTGGACCTCCTGCCGCAAATTGCGCAGGCGGGTCGAGGCCCGTTGCAAGCGTTTGTCGGTCCGCACGATGCTCACGTAATCGGCCATCGTTTTGCGGATCTCGTCCCAGTTGTGATAGATCACGACCAGCTCATCCACATCGGTGACCTCGCCCGCTCGCCACTCGGGCAAGGGCGCAGGCTCGCTTCGCTCGGGAGGGACCTGCCGTAGCAACTCTTCCGCCGCCCGATGGGCCATGACGAGCGCTTCCAAGATGGAGTTGCTGGCCAGGCGATTGGCTCCATGCAGTCCCGTGCAGGCCGCTTCCCCAATGACAGAGAGGCCCGTCAGCTCCGTCGCTCCATTGACATCGGCCACCACCCCGCCGCATTGGTAATGGGCCGCCGGAATCACTGGGATGCGCTCCCTCGTGATGTCGATCCCGCAGTCGAGACAATGCGCATAGATATTGGGAAAGCGCTCGCGGATGAAGTCCGCCTCGCGGTGGCTGATATCGAGATAGACGCAAGGCTCCCCCGTCCGCTTGAGATGGGAATCGATGGCCCGGGCCACAATGTCCCGGGGAGCGAGAGAGCCGCGGGCATCAAACGGCTTCACAAAATCCTCGCCCTTGGCATCCAACAAAATCGCCCCCTCCCCCCTCATGGCCTCGGTGATGAGAAAGGACTTCCGGGCACTGTGGTAGAGGCAGGTCGGGTGAAACTGGATGAACTCCATATTGGCCACCGGCAGGCCCGCCCGCCACGCCATGGCCACCCCATCGCCCGTGGCAATGTCGGGGTTGGTCGTGAACTGGTAGACCCGACCACATCCCCCCGTGGCCAAGACCACCCGCTCGCAAGGGAGGGCCACCACCTCCCCGCTCTCCTCGTTGAGAGCGTAGATGCCGAGGCAACGATTCTCGGTCACGTAGCCCAGCTTGAGGGTCGTGATGAGGTCGATGGCATAATGGTTTTCCAGGAGGTCGATCTTGGCCTCCGCCTGGACGGCCGCGAGCAGTTTGCGACTGACCTCCCGGCCGGTGGTGTCACGATGATGCAGGACCCGCCGTCGCGTATGCCCGCCTTCCTTGCCCAAGTCCAACTCCTCCCCTCCGTCATCGGTGGCTCGTCGATCAAACTCCACCCCGATCTCGATCAACTCCTGGATACAGGCCGGACCCTCTTTCACAATCAAGCGGACCACCTCCTCGTCACACAAACCGACCCCGGCATCGAGCGTGTCCTCCACGTGTCGTTCAAAGGAATCCTCCGGACTCATGACGCACGAAATGCCCCCTTGGGCCCAGCGGGTGTTGGAATCCTTGCCCCGACGTTTGGTGAGGACCCCGACTCGTCCCTGCTTGGCCGCTTTCAGCGCGAAAAACAGGCCGGCCACTCCGCTCCCGACCACGATGAAATCATATTGAACCATTTTTCCCGTAACCGCGTCTTGGCCTAAAACAGGCTCCTTTCCCGCGTAAGCTGACAGATTGGGCACTTTGAACTTACAAAAATTATAGAAAGTAATGATTGAAATATTCCGCTGTATGGAAATAATCATCGTAAGTAGCAAAAACAACTCGCAATTCTGCCATGATTCTCCGTTTCGCGTCCTTGGGACTCCTTCTCCTTGTCAGCACCACGGCCCGCTCGTCGGCTCAGGGGGACATCCAAACTCTCCTGGATACTTTCAACGTCATCACGGGCGACTACTCTCTCCAAAGCAACGAAACGGAGGGCGCTACCTTCGTCTACGGCAGCTACATGCCGAGCAACAACGTCCGTTTTGGCTTCAACAGCGGGACCGCCGCCAATGATAGTGACAACATGCTCTGGCTGAACAACGGCCTGAGCGGCTCGGGCACGACCACTCTTTTGAGCGGCAGCCTTGTGACCCGCATTGACGTGGAAAACACCAAATTCGCCCTCAACGGAAACGCACCTGGCACCCCCATTCTCCGTGAGGGAGTCACCCTCTGGGACGCCGCCGTCAATAGCCTGGGCTTCAGCGATGCCTTCGAGATCCAGAGCACCTTGCAAGCGGCTTCCAGCCAGTGGGCCGCGCTCACCACCAACAGCTTCACGAGCACCCCGGGCAATGGCTCCCTCACCTTCAACGCCAGCCCCACCCTCATCGATGGCTTTCAAGTGGCGGTCTTTGACATCGATGGCGAGAGCGCCTTCGGCTCCGCCAGCAATGTCTACGACCGACTCGAACTCCAGTTCAACGGCGCCGAAACCGTCCTCATCAACGTGGCGGGCCAGAACATCACCATCAATGACAACTTCACCAACGGCTTCGTAAACAACGAATCCAAAATCCTCTTCAACTTCTTCGAGGCCGAGACCGTCACCATCAATCGCAACATTCGGGCCGGCATCTTTGCCCCCAACGCGACCGTCAACCAAGGCGGCTCGAACTTCGACGGCACCGTGGTCGCCGCCGTGCTCAATCAAAACGCGGAAATCCACAACGAGAAATTCGAAGGACCCCTCCCCTTCCAGCCCATCCCCGAGCCCAGCTCCGCCCTCCTCCTTCTAGGAGGCGCTACGCTCCTCCTGCGGCGTCGCCGCTAGCCCGCGGGCGGGAAAAGCTCGACGTTGTCAATGAGGCGCGCTTCGCCAAAAAACATGGCCACGGCCAAAAGCGAAGGGCCCGCCAAGCGCCTGACGGGCTGAAGCGACTCGGCCTCTACCAACTCCAGATAATCCAAGCGACCCAGCGAAGCGCGGGCCAACTCGGCCCTGGCCGCGCTCAGAATGGGATCCGCCGCGCTCTCTCCTCGGGCCACCCGTTCCTCCGCCGCGCCGAGAGCCCGGCGCAAGCAAACCGCCTCCTTTCGCTCGGCCGGAGACAGATAGCGATTGCGGGAACTCAAGGCCAAGCCATCCGCCTCCCGGACCGTCTCCAGCCCATGCAAAGTCACGGGCAGATCCAGATCGCGCACCATCCGTCGAAGAATCGCGAACTGCTGGAAATCCTTCTTTCCAAAAACCGCCTCCTGGGGCTGGACCAAATGAAACAGTTTCAAAACCACCAAACAAACCCCCGCAAAGTGCCCCGGACGGCTGGCCCCGCAGAGGGTCTCACTCAGGAGCGTCTCGGAAACTTGGAGAGAGGCGTCCTCAGCATAAAGCTGGCCCGCGCTGGGAGCGAAGACCCCCTCCACCCCTGCCGCCCGGCACATGGCCAAATCCTCGGCCCAGCTCTGAGGGTAGCTTTCAAAATCCTCTCCCGGCCCGAACTGAGTCGGGTTCACGAAAATCGACGCCACCAGATGGCCGCCGTCCCCGGCCAAGCGACGTCCCGCCTCCAGCAGCGCTTGGTGGCCCCGGTGGAGTGCCCCCATTGTGGGCACCAGCACGACCGGGCCGCTCACCTGCCCCCGCCAAGCTCGCAGGGACTCCTTGGACTGGAAAACCCTCATTTCTTACGACGCCACCAGCGCAGGACCTCGGAAAGAGAAACCACCCGGAAAAGCATGGTCCAGATGGCATAGACCGTCATCCCGAACAGCACCACCCCCGCCAGCGAAAGCGCTCGCTCGAGAAAGGTCCCCTCCAGCCACCCCGCCGCAAAGCGGAGCGCCCAGGCCAAGCCCGCGCCCATGAGACCACTGGCCAAAAGCATTCCGAAAATTCTCCCCCAGCGCTTCGGGCCGAGCTGGAGTTTGTCCCGGGCTCCGGCAAAAAGGAGCAAGACATTGACCCAGCCCGCGAAGGAGGTCGCCATCGCGATTCCCTCATGGCCGTGCCGCCGAAATAGCCAGAGGCTCAAGCCCACGTTCACCAAGACCGTCACCACCGCGAAGACCATCGGCAGCTTGGTATTCTCCCGCGCGAAATAAGTTGGCTGCAAGACTTTGACTAGGACATAGGCCGGCAAGCCGGTCGCAAACCAGAACAGGGCGGTGGCCGTTTCTCGCGTGCTCACGGCCGTGAATAGGTTTCTCTCAAAGAGAACTCTCAAAATCGGTTCGGCCGCCAGGCAGAGCGCGACCGCCGCCGGGATGGTCAGAAAAAGAGCGTTCACGATCCCATCGGCTTGCGTCTGGAGCGCTTTGGCCTCCTCCCCCTTTCGCAGGGCTCGCGTGATCTCGGTCAGGAGCACGGTGGAGAAAGCGATGCCGATCATCCCGAGCGGAAGCTGATTGAGTCGATCCGCGAAGTAGAGGTAGGAAAGGGCGCCTACCTGTTCCGAGGCAATCATGGTGCCCACCAGCAAATTGACCTGCTGCACCCCCGCGCTCAGCACCCCCGGACCCATCAACACGGTCAAGCGCTGCATCTGCGGCCCCCACTTCGGCCAGACCACCCGGACCGGCATGCCTTTCTTCCAACAGGCCACCCAGAGCACCGCCAGTTGAGCAAAGCCAGCCACAAAGACACACCAGACCGCCACGTAGCCAGCCTCAATCGGGCTTTGGGAAAAGCCCAAAAGGGGCACCACCACTCCCAAGCCCGTCAGAAAGACGAGATTCAGCAAGACGGGGGCCAAAGCCGGCATGGCGTAGACCCGCAGGGTATTCAGGACCCCGCTGAGATGGGCGGCCAAAGCCATGCAGAGAAGATAGGAGAAGGCAATCCGGCCGTAGGCCACGGCCAAGGCCATGGTTTCGGGTCGCTCGCGAAAGCCTTGGGTGAAGATCGCCATGATCCACTCCATCCCTGGCAGAGCCAGGGCGGTCCCCACCAGCAAGACCCCGCCCAGGTAAGTGAAACTGCGGCTGGCGAAAAGCTCTGCCTCCCCCGCTCCTTTCTCTTCCAATTCCCGGCCAAAGAGCGGGACGAAAGCGGCACTGAAGGCTCCTTCCCCAAAAATCCGGCGGAACATATTGGGGAAACGAAAGGCCGCCACGAAGGCATCGGCCGCCATCTTGGTTCCCAGGAAATTGGCCAGGAAAATGTCCCGGACAAAACCGAGCACCCGGCTCATGGCGGTGAACCCGCTCACAGTGGCCAAAGAACGTAGCATGGCTTCAGTGGTTGAGGGAGGCCCTTCGCAGCCGGTCCATCATGGCCACCCCCAAGCCCTTCTCCACGATCGGCTCGGCGATGATTTCATCCAGGCCCGCGGCATCCAACTGCCGCAGCACGAAAAAGAAGCGCACCGCGGCCTCCGCCAGCTTGCCAACCGTCGGGCTCAGCTCCGAAACGAGCGCCCAATCGGTCTTGTCCAGCAGGCCTGCCTTGGGATCCCCTTTGTAGCTGAGGAGTCCATAGCGTTTACCTGGCTCCGGCTGGAACTCCTCCGGGGTCTCTACCAAGCGGAGCGGGGTCCGGGGAGCGTAGTGGCTAGCCAACTGCCCAGGTGCGAGGGCGGCTTCCCCGGAACCGGACCGCTTTCGGGGCAGCTCCACCTTGCAGAAGCGCTTCAGGTCTTCGGGCGTGACGGGTCCCGCCCGGAGAATTCGGGCGAGCGGCTTGGTCTTGGGGCCGGGCTCGAGCTGGATGATGGTGGACTCGAGCCCATGGGAACAAGCACCCGCATCCAAAATGAGCGGGAGACGTCCCCCCAGTTCCTCCAGGACATGGGGAGCGCTCGTGGGGCTGATTCTTCCGAAGCGATTGGCGCTGGGAGCAGCAATCGGGCGACCCAGTTCCTTGAGCACCCGCCGCATGACCGGATGGGAGGGCGCTCGGACCGCCACCGTGGGCAAGCCCGCTGTCACGAGATCGGGAATGATCGGCTTCTTGGGCAAGAGAAAGGTCAGGGGCCCGGGCCAGAATTCCGAGAGCAAGAGGACCAAGGCTTCCTCGACCTCGGGCGGGACCTCGGCCACCTCCCGCAGCTGAGCCTCATGGCGCACGTGCACGATGAGCGGGTCAAAGGTCGGCCGTTCTTTGACCGCGAAGACTTGGGCCACGGCCTCCTGGTTGAGCGCGTCGGCCGCCAGTCCGTAGACGGTCTCGGTGGGAAGAGCCACCAATTCTCCGGCCGCCAAGAGCCCGGCTGCCCGAGCCGCCAGCAGCCCGTAGTTCTCTCCCTCTGGATCGATGGCCGCGACCTCGGTCTTGCTGCTTTCAGGATTCTCCACCATGGGCTAGTCTCAACGAACGTGGCTCTTAAACCAACAACGCCTCCGGTCCAAGGAAAACCCCATCTCATCCTGATCGGATTCATGGGCTGCGGCAAGACCACCCTCGGCAAACGAGTGGCCGAGACCCTCGGCTGGCCTTTTCTCGATACCGATGCCCTCCTGACGGCCGAGACCGGGCAATCCATCCCGGAGATCTTCCGGGAGCGAGGCGAAGCGGCTTTTCGCGATTTGGAAGAAGGGGTCTTGGCCGGTCTGCGGGATCGACCGGCCAGCGTCATCTCGACCGGGGGCGGCCTGGTGATCCGGGAAAGCAATCGTTCCCTTCTCCGGCAAATCGGCTATGTTGTCTGGCTCACCACCCATCCGGAAATCCTTTGGCAACGCGTCTCCCGTAATCAAAATCGTCCCCTGGTGCAGGGACCGGACGGACGCCAGCGGTTCGACGAACTCCTGGCCACCCGGCGCCCCCTCTATCATGAAGCCGCTGATCTTGCCATCGACACTGCCGAGCTCTCCCCCGAGGAGACGGTTGCCGGAATCGTCGCGAGCGCGGAATACCACTTCGCCAGCCGAGCTTGACCCCAAGGAACGGGTCCGCGAGTTGGCCCAAGCGCACGGCTTCGATGAATGCCGCATCGCCCGGGCCGCTCCCGCAGCCCATGCCGAGGCCTACCAAGAGTGGCTTGCGGAAGGTCGGCACGGGGACCTCGACTGGATGGCCCGCGACCCCAAGCGGCGGAGTGACCCTCGTCTCGTCTTTCCAGCCGCCAAAAGCGTCATCGTCCTGGCCACCAATTACTTCCAAGGCCGCGCTCCCAATCCCGAGTTCAAAATCGCCCGCTACGCCTGGGGGGATGACTACCATGATCTCGTGAAAAAGCGGCTCAAAGCCATGGCCCGGGACCTCGAGTCTCTCGGCGGCCAGCAGCGGGTCTATTGTGACACCGGGCCCATCCTCGAGCGGGACTTCGCGAACGAAGCCGGTCTCGGCTGGAGCGGCAAATCCACTCTCCAACTGCACCGCCGCCTCGGCACATGGTTCTTCCTCTCGGAAATCCTGACCTCCCTGGAGCTGGCCCCCGACTCGCCCGAGCGAAACAAATGCGGCAAGTGCACCGCCTGCATCACGGCTTGTCCCACCGGCGCCATCACTGAGCCTCACAAGTTGGATGCACGCCGTTGTCTCAGCTACTTCACCATCGAGCACAAGGGCCCGATTCCGGAGGAATTTCGCCGGGCCATGGGCGACCGCATTTACGGCTGCGATGACTGCCTGACCGCCTGCCCTTGGAATCGCTTTGCCCAAGCCAGTCGGGAGGCCTCCTTGCAAGCTCGCGAATATGTTCACGATTGGAAGCTGCGAGACTTCTTGGCCCTGAGCGATGCCGAATTCCGAACCCTCTTCCGCAAGAGCCCGATCAAACGGACCAAGCGCTCCCGCTTTCTTCGCAACGTCTGCGTGGCCCTCGGGAACACCGGCCGCGCCCAAGATCTCCCCGCCTTGGAACGGGCTGCAGCCGAGCCCGATCCACTGATCGCCGAACACGCTCGCTGGGCCATCCAGGAAATCCAGAACCGTTGCTCGGACTCCTCTTCTCATACCAAGCTCCAGAATTCACTGGAAGAATGGAGGGAAGGCGGAGTGGAGAAGAGGCGCTGAAGCGCGGGGAAGGGAGAGCCGGTGTCTTTCGAGCCAGCCCTGCGTTGCTCCTCGGTTACGGTACCTGCACCGCGCCCTCGTCGCGCCTTGGTCTGGCCCGAAATCCACTCGGCCATTCTACCAGCCAATTCTCCAGCTTGGTATTAGACCAGCTGTTCTGGATCGGGCTCGATCATGGGCTCGGGCTCGGGCACGCCCGTGGGGCGGGTCATGCGGCGGGGACGCGGGGTCAGGATTTCGGGCGCGTCTTTGCCGACCAGCACCATGTGCTCGAAGTGGGCCGAGGGCCGG
The DNA window shown above is from Verrucomicrobiota bacterium and carries:
- a CDS encoding L-threonylcarbamoyladenylate synthase, whose amino-acid sequence is MVENPESSKTEVAAIDPEGENYGLLAARAAGLLAAGELVALPTETVYGLAADALNQEAVAQVFAVKERPTFDPLIVHVRHEAQLREVAEVPPEVEEALVLLLSEFWPGPLTFLLPKKPIIPDLVTAGLPTVAVRAPSHPVMRRVLKELGRPIAAPSANRFGRISPTSAPHVLEELGGRLPLILDAGACSHGLESTIIQLEPGPKTKPLARILRAGPVTPEDLKRFCKVELPRKRSGSGEAALAPGQLASHYAPRTPLRLVETPEEFQPEPGKRYGLLSYKGDPKAGLLDKTDWALVSELSPTVGKLAEAAVRFFFVLRQLDAAGLDEIIAEPIVEKGLGVAMMDRLRRASLNH
- a CDS encoding shikimate kinase; protein product: MALKPTTPPVQGKPHLILIGFMGCGKTTLGKRVAETLGWPFLDTDALLTAETGQSIPEIFRERGEAAFRDLEEGVLAGLRDRPASVISTGGGLVIRESNRSLLRQIGYVVWLTTHPEILWQRVSRNQNRPLVQGPDGRQRFDELLATRRPLYHEAADLAIDTAELSPEETVAGIVASAEYHFASRA
- the queG gene encoding tRNA epoxyqueuosine(34) reductase QueG; amino-acid sequence: MPESSRARNTTSPAELDPKERVRELAQAHGFDECRIARAAPAAHAEAYQEWLAEGRHGDLDWMARDPKRRSDPRLVFPAAKSVIVLATNYFQGRAPNPEFKIARYAWGDDYHDLVKKRLKAMARDLESLGGQQRVYCDTGPILERDFANEAGLGWSGKSTLQLHRRLGTWFFLSEILTSLELAPDSPERNKCGKCTACITACPTGAITEPHKLDARRCLSYFTIEHKGPIPEEFRRAMGDRIYGCDDCLTACPWNRFAQASREASLQAREYVHDWKLRDFLALSDAEFRTLFRKSPIKRTKRSRFLRNVCVALGNTGRAQDLPALERAAAEPDPLIAEHARWAIQEIQNRCSDSSSHTKLQNSLEEWREGGVEKRR